A window of Polyodon spathula isolate WHYD16114869_AA chromosome 30, ASM1765450v1, whole genome shotgun sequence contains these coding sequences:
- the tmprss7 gene encoding transmembrane protease serine 7, which yields MAENGSDTSGQTEDNLSISDVSVEVATVDAKLSKRKQHRKGKRKSRSKRKARKKQTSVWKSRSMVILVTVLIVVFVVTMWTLLWYFVLQPENSSLVYFAGLFRLAQVEFIPEYRHRDSREFLSMAQNIEHVVNSVYKASAVSRLYRQAVISDLSSNNDGGLLVHFWMVFVVPKSKSQFVCEDCVGAILKDSIQTSLVNRSSVGYLSDLPVDMDSVIVNAALRSDYSAIGTESQCLNDLYAEHPGFKLPFNVSSPSGRGDCHLKITALLGHLVRLSIVSMQIEENDCVSDSLTFYDSLMPIRSKILYKICGPFNSSTVSFVSTGNMMFLSFKSGPGQKGFHGYFEAIAQERCGNTLETRSVNSYEGRITSPYYPSFYPPKCSCTWVFQTPVKTLGIALKFSNYVVKEKGLKGCDHGWWKINEQLYCGSYIDHQTVFHVDSPKVEIEFQCSSKLSDPPLVAEYGSYNISQPCPDEHFSCTTGLCIRESQHCDGLDDCFDESDELFCSIPSKVCNASSQQHPYYACNGVPDCDNGSDESNCTQAVPCTNITYKCRNDVCIRKRDAKCDGVPDCVDRSDESSCGCGTKPQAQSRVVGGTNADEGAWPWQVGLHFAGTLYCGASVIAKEWLISAAHCFSSDRFSDPRPWTAHLGMRVQGSPKFVAQIRRIVSHEYYNARNFDYDVALLQLKTAWPDSLSHLIQPVCIPALAQPLHTGHKCWVTGWGSTTEGDKDYPTVLQEAEVEIIDQRLCQNRYGPLSPRMVCAGVMSGKRDACRGDSGGPLSCQEKRGGRWFLTGIVSWGVGCGRPNLPGVYTRVSKFAAWIQNYVS from the exons ATGGCCGAGAATGGAAGTGACACGTCAGGCCAAACGGAAGATAATTTAAGT ataTCTGATGTTTCAGTGGAAGTGGCCACCGTTGATGCAAAGCTATCCAAAAGAAAGCAGCATAGAAAAGGCAAAAGGAAATCCAGATCGAAGAGAAAAGCCAGGAAGAAACAAACCAGTGTGTGGAAATCCCGAAGCATGGTGATCCTGGTGACTGTGCTGATTGTGGTGTTTGTAGTGACCATGTGGACCCTGCTGTGGTACTTCGTCT TGCAACCTGAGAACAGCAGCCTGGTGTATTTTGCTGGGCTGTTCCGTTTAGCCCAAGTGGAGTTTATCCCAGAGTATCGGCACAGGGACTCCAGAGAATTCCTGTCCATGGCACAGAACATTGAGCACGTG GTGAATAGCGTTTACAAAGCATCAGCGGTGTCCAGACTGTACAGGCAAGCTGTCATTTCAGATTTAAG CAGTAACAATGATGGAGGTCTTCTTGTTCACTTCTGGATGGTCTTTGTTGTTCCGAAAAGCAAGAGCCAGTTTGTCTGTGAGGACTGTGTGGGAGCCATCCTGAAGGACTCGATCCAGACAAGTCTGGTCAATCGCAGCTCTGTGGGCTACCTTTCTGACCTGCCAGTGGACATGGACTCAGTCATCGTTAATG CTGCCTTGCGGTCAGATTATTCTGCTATAGGCACAG AGTCTCAGTGTCTCAATGACTTGTACGCGGAGCACCCAGGCTTCAAGCTGCCTTTCAATGTCTCCAGCCCCTCTGGGAGAGGCGACTGCCATCTCAAGATCACTGCCTTGCTGGGTCACCTGGTTCGCCTGTCCATCGTCTCCATGCAAATCGAGGAGAACGACTGCGTCTCCGACTCGCTCACCTTCTATGACTCCCTGATGCCAATCAGAAGCAAGATTTTGTATAA GATCTGTGGCCCCTTTAATTCTTCCACAGTCTCCTTTGTGTCCACCGGGAACATGATGTTCCTGTCGTTTAAGTCAGGCCCAGGGCAGAAAGGCTTTCATGGTTATTTTGAAGCGATTGCACAAGAAA GATGCGGTAACACTCTAGAAACCCGCTCTGTGAATAGCTATGAAGGACGTATAACAAGCCCATACTACCCCAGCTTCTACCCTCCCAAATGCAGCTGTACCTGGGTGTTTCAG ACTCCAGTGAAGACGCTTGGCATAGCGTTGAAATTCTCAAACTACGTGGTCAAGGAGAAAGGGCTGAAAGGATGTGACCATGGGTGGTGGAAAATCAATGAGCAGCT GTATTGTGGAAGCTACATAGACCACCAAACAGTGTTTCACGTGGACAGTCCAAAGGTGGAGATCGAGTTCCAGTGCAGTTCAAAACTGTCCGATCCCCCGCTGGTAGCTGAATATGGCAGCTACAACATCAGCCAAC CTTGTCCTGATGAACACTTCTCATGCACCACGGGATTATGCATCAGAGAATCTCAACACTGTGATGGACTGGATGACTGCTTTGATGAAAGTGATGAGCTGTTTTGCT CAATCCCTTCTAAAGTGTGTAACGCCAGTTCCCAGCAGCATCCCTACTACGCTTGCAACGGAGTCCCAGACTGTGACAACGGCAGTGACGAAAGCAACTGCACACAGG CAGTTCCATGCACAAATATAACGTACAAATGCAGAAATGACGTGTGCATCAGAAAACGAGACGCAAAGTGTGACGGGGTGCCTGATTGCGTGGACAGGAGTGACGAGAGCAGTTGTG GCTGTGGCACTAAACCCCAGGCTCAGAGCCGCGTTGTGGGCGGCACCAATGCAGATGAGGGGGCGTGGCCCTGGCAGGTCGGCCTGCACTTTGCTGGAACCCTTTACTGTGGCGCTTCGGTCATAGCCAAGGAGTGGCTCATATCAGCAGCACACTGCTTCAGCAGCGACAG GTTTTCTGACCCCCGCCCGTGGACTGCTCATCTGGGAATGCGCGTTCAAGGAAGTCCCAAGTTTGTTGCTCAGATCCGGAGGATTGTATCCCACGAGTACTACAACGCCCGGAATTTCGACTACGATGTGGCTCTGCTGCAGCTGAAGACAGCCTGGCCCGACTCCTTGAGCCATCTCATCCAGCCAGTCTGCATCCCAGCCCTGGCACAGCCACTGCACACCGGGCACAAGTGCTGGGTCACAGGTTGGGGAAGCACGACCGAGGGAG ATAAAGACTACCCCACAGTCCTCCAGGAAGCGGAAGTTGAAATTATAGACCAGAGACTGTGTCAGAACAGATACGGCCCCCTCTCTCCTCGTATGGTATGTGCCGGAGTGATGTCTGGGAAGAGAGATGCTTGCCGG GGGGACTCGGGGGGGCCCCTGTCATGCCAGGAGAAGAGAGGTGGGAGGTGGTTTCTAACTGGGATCGTTAGCTGGGGAGTGGGCTGTGGCAGACCTAACCTCCCTGGTGTGTACACAAGGGTGTCCAAGTTTGCAGCTTGGATTCAAAATTACGTCtcctaa
- the tagln3b gene encoding transgelin-3b: MANRGPTYGLSREVQEKIDQKYDPDLEGILVDWIIAQCGGNMDRPQAGKAHFQAWLMDGTLLCRLINSLYPRGKEPIKKIPDTQMAFKQMEKISQFLKAAEAYGVITTDIFQTVDLWEGKDMAAVQRTLVALGSVALTKDDGFYRGDRSWFHRKAQGNRREFSEEQLRQGQSLIGLQMGSNRGASQSGMTGYGMPRQIM, translated from the exons ATGGCAAACAGGGGACCAACCTACGGGCTGAGCAGAGAGGTACAGGAGAAGATTGATCAGAAGTACGACCCTGACCTGGAGGGCATACTGGTGGACTGGATCATCGCTCAGTGTGGAGGGAACATGGACCGTCCTCAAGCGGGGAAAGCACACTTCCAGGCCTGGCTAATGGACGGGACA TTGCTCTGCAGGCTGATAAACAGCCTCTATCCACGGGGCAAGGAGCCCATCAAGAAGATCCCAGACACACAGATGGCCTTCAAACAGATGGAGAAGATCTCTCAGTTTCTCAAAGCTGCGGAGGCCTACGGAGTTATCACCACGGACATCTTCCAGACAGTAGATCTGTGGGAAG GTAAAGACATGGCTGCAGTGCAGAGGACGCTTGTGGCTCTAGGCAGCGTGGCGTTAACTAAGGATGATGGATTTTATCGGGGAGACCGTAGTTGGTTCCACAG GAAAGCACAAGGGAACCGGCGAGAGTTCTCCGAGGAGCAGCTTCGCCAGGGCCAGAGCTTGATCGGGCTCCAGATGGGCAGCAACCGGGGGGCTTCGCAGTCGGGCATGACGGGGTACGGGATGCCAAGACAGATCATGTAA